The proteins below come from a single bacterium genomic window:
- a CDS encoding prepilin-type N-terminal cleavage/methylation domain-containing protein codes for MLKQIRGRTSGVTLLELLVVLMILSIVLTAAVRTWDVTLERGRAQTTAMKLSTLVKAIEGDPDYIVTGQRADFGFVGDMGRMPDSLVELAVAPPNSPLWRGPYLRSTFSESPNAYEIDGWGDTIIYGYQAYGKDSLFLRSHGGRGFVDPTRWQTDNLIYSYGALMENNISGQIIDEHGSSLSPSSPYIGNLKVIVYRPVLGKMDSSYIAVGPSASSFTFTGIAQGTVRLVAMYVSAGTPSVTVMTTRDVPVYPGIGMQGINMRLGLDWNDLPSVP; via the coding sequence ATGTTGAAACAGATTCGCGGCCGGACCAGTGGCGTGACCCTGCTCGAACTTCTTGTTGTACTCATGATATTGAGCATTGTCCTGACGGCCGCGGTTAGGACGTGGGACGTAACTCTCGAGCGGGGCCGGGCACAGACTACAGCGATGAAGCTGAGCACGCTGGTCAAGGCCATCGAGGGCGACCCCGACTATATTGTCACCGGCCAGCGCGCCGACTTCGGGTTTGTCGGCGACATGGGCCGGATGCCGGACAGCCTTGTGGAACTCGCGGTCGCTCCTCCCAATTCTCCGCTCTGGCGGGGGCCGTACCTGCGGTCGACCTTCAGCGAATCTCCCAATGCTTACGAGATTGACGGTTGGGGCGACACGATAATCTACGGATACCAGGCATACGGAAAGGACAGCCTTTTCCTGCGCAGCCACGGCGGGCGCGGGTTCGTGGACCCGACAAGATGGCAGACCGACAATCTCATCTACTCGTATGGCGCCCTGATGGAGAACAACATATCCGGCCAGATTATCGATGAACACGGCAGCTCGCTGAGTCCTTCGTCTCCCTATATAGGTAACCTGAAGGTGATAGTCTACAGGCCGGTGTTGGGCAAGATGGATTCGAGCTATATCGCCGTTGGTCCCAGCGCATCCAGCTTCACGTTCACGGGCATCGCCCAGGGGACGGTGCGGCTCGTGGCGATGTATGTCAGTGCAGGAACACCGTCCGTCACAGTGATGACGACACGAGATGTTCCCGTCTATCCCGGTATCGGGATGCAGGGTATCAACATGCGTCTCGGACTAGACTGGAATGATCTTCCAAGCGTACCATGA
- a CDS encoding prepilin-type N-terminal cleavage/methylation domain-containing protein has translation MNKKGFTLIELLVVILIIGILLALVIPNFVLFAERARRVSVKNNMHVVQTCLEAYATDHQGNYPGDESDWTDQEDIIYAYFPGGDPIGTSGTPKYGGAPINPYTGQRYNTEEQGDLNYNPDELDESGLNAEVRSDDEACPYMDRGADNDMQGTITVLGYTPEDNPLVVVQEYGICGYGKDITEPMFDRDETTGEYIYFVLHN, from the coding sequence ATGAATAAGAAGGGCTTCACACTGATAGAACTTCTCGTCGTCATCCTGATCATCGGCATCCTGCTCGCCCTCGTCATCCCGAACTTCGTGCTGTTCGCGGAGCGCGCTCGCCGCGTATCCGTCAAGAACAACATGCACGTGGTTCAGACCTGCCTCGAAGCGTATGCGACCGACCACCAGGGCAACTACCCCGGCGATGAATCCGACTGGACAGACCAGGAGGACATCATCTACGCGTATTTCCCGGGCGGCGACCCGATCGGTACAAGCGGCACGCCGAAGTACGGCGGTGCTCCCATCAACCCGTACACCGGTCAGCGCTACAACACCGAGGAGCAGGGCGACCTGAACTACAACCCGGATGAGCTGGACGAATCGGGCCTCAACGCCGAGGTTCGCAGCGACGATGAGGCGTGCCCGTACATGGACCGTGGTGCAGACAACGACATGCAGGGCACGATCACAGTTCTGGGCTATACCCCTGAAGACAACCCGCTCGTGGTTGTGCAGGAGTACGGCATCTGCGGTTATGGTAAGGACATAACGGAGCCGATGTTCGATCGCGATGAGACGACCGGAGAGTACATCTACTTCGTGCTTCACAACTAG
- a CDS encoding prepilin-type N-terminal cleavage/methylation domain-containing protein yields the protein MNSTSRNAHGFTLIELLVVISVLGLILAFFVPTIAGRITQNARRVATLQGLRVLRDAIAGNPDVQMSGEMVTSGFKNDVGRYPYDLIELATSRPDTGIYTSIVYVGKGILPAWDPYIKKGWNGPYVREDGRMGYRYDSWGDTLRLYIVGGETLGIESRGPDQLWNGTPGAKDTDDIIVMF from the coding sequence GTGAACAGCACTTCACGTAACGCGCACGGGTTCACGCTTATTGAGTTGCTGGTCGTGATATCCGTCCTGGGGCTGATCCTTGCTTTCTTCGTTCCGACGATAGCCGGCCGGATAACGCAGAACGCACGGCGGGTGGCGACCCTCCAGGGATTAAGGGTGCTCCGTGATGCGATTGCCGGCAACCCTGACGTCCAGATGAGCGGCGAGATGGTCACGTCAGGATTCAAGAACGACGTAGGGCGGTATCCCTACGACCTTATCGAGCTTGCTACCAGCAGACCGGACACCGGGATATACACTTCCATCGTCTATGTCGGCAAGGGAATCCTGCCCGCCTGGGATCCCTATATAAAGAAGGGGTGGAACGGACCCTACGTCCGGGAAGACGGCCGCATGGGTTACCGCTACGACTCGTGGGGCGACACGCTGCGTCTCTACATAGTGGGCGGCGAGACCCTCGGGATTGAAAGCCGCGGGCCGGACCAACTGTGGAACGGCACTCCGGGGGCGAAGGACACCGACGACATCATAGTGATGTTCTGA
- the pilM gene encoding type IV pilus assembly protein PilM yields the protein MATGSVFGNLFGGGGKGTLCIDIGSNSVKFVKLEGGRITDYGFKEIGEAFDVPSILRELVKDYRPGEVFSFVSGPSVSLRQAPFPKMNRRELKDAIVLRLEKYSPFTIDEAILDFKALGPVREAGAIKDNVMVVAARKDIVSDHISTLRKAGLEPSGISVIPFALQAAVRKYGRVRPDETVCLLDIGAEFTDMIFMKGERLDLARTITTAGNAITEAMTVAITTEEGQLALDAYDAENMKRKYGLPSEDSTERLPSGIMAKRLATLQRPALERFVAEINRSIDYYRREFGETKIDRLLLCGGTAAMKGLREYIQTSLGITAQLFDPFKDFGLYKKGTAPEAEAGYRLVAALGLFSDHTAVDLLPVEMKTGKFVARDIRLAVGLGILWVAVLAVVYVLLAGWSQASSAQVARLKRDLKATEDANQEYFALETQVKDMETKQRSLTGVVGEQIISVPVLAQMTTMVPANIQLSSLALTGQNKVKMTGMVSDEPFLLDIDLSQFMIDLENSPGLQQVQLMSKNRSTLQGASVLEFEIQCVTE from the coding sequence TTGGCAACCGGTAGCGTCTTCGGCAACCTGTTCGGCGGCGGCGGCAAGGGCACGCTCTGCATTGATATCGGTTCCAATTCGGTGAAGTTCGTGAAGTTGGAAGGCGGCCGCATCACCGATTACGGCTTCAAGGAGATCGGCGAGGCGTTCGACGTACCTTCCATCCTGCGCGAACTGGTCAAGGATTACCGACCGGGCGAGGTGTTCAGCTTCGTGTCGGGGCCGTCGGTGAGTCTGCGCCAGGCCCCGTTCCCGAAGATGAACCGCCGCGAGCTCAAGGATGCAATCGTGCTCCGGCTGGAGAAGTACTCGCCGTTCACCATCGACGAGGCGATTCTCGATTTCAAGGCCCTCGGTCCGGTGCGCGAGGCCGGTGCGATCAAGGACAACGTCATGGTCGTGGCCGCGCGGAAGGACATAGTGTCCGACCACATCTCGACGCTGCGCAAGGCCGGCCTCGAGCCGTCCGGCATCAGCGTGATTCCCTTCGCCCTGCAGGCGGCGGTGAGGAAGTACGGCCGGGTGCGGCCGGACGAGACCGTCTGCCTGCTCGATATCGGCGCCGAGTTTACCGACATGATCTTCATGAAGGGCGAGCGGCTTGACCTTGCGCGGACGATCACGACCGCCGGCAACGCCATCACCGAAGCCATGACGGTGGCCATCACGACCGAGGAAGGGCAGCTGGCGCTCGACGCCTACGATGCGGAGAACATGAAACGGAAGTACGGCCTGCCGTCGGAAGACTCTACCGAACGGCTGCCGTCCGGCATCATGGCGAAGCGACTGGCCACTTTGCAGCGGCCGGCGCTCGAGCGCTTCGTGGCGGAAATCAACCGTTCCATCGACTACTACCGTCGTGAGTTCGGCGAAACCAAGATCGACCGGCTCCTGCTCTGCGGCGGCACCGCCGCGATGAAGGGCCTGCGCGAATACATCCAGACCAGCCTCGGCATTACCGCCCAGCTCTTCGACCCGTTCAAGGACTTCGGGTTGTACAAGAAGGGCACGGCGCCGGAGGCTGAGGCCGGATACCGGCTGGTCGCGGCGCTGGGCCTGTTCTCCGACCACACTGCGGTCGACCTGCTGCCGGTGGAGATGAAGACCGGGAAGTTTGTCGCCCGGGACATCCGGCTGGCGGTCGGCCTCGGCATTCTGTGGGTGGCAGTCCTTGCCGTCGTGTACGTCCTGCTGGCCGGCTGGTCGCAGGCATCGAGTGCGCAGGTCGCCCGCTTGAAGCGCGACCTCAAGGCTACCGAGGACGCGAACCAGGAGTACTTCGCGCTCGAAACCCAGGTCAAGGACATGGAGACCAAGCAGCGGAGTCTGACCGGCGTCGTCGGCGAGCAGATCATCTCGGTACCGGTGCTCGCCCAGATGACGACGATGGTGCCGGCCAATATCCAGCTCAGTTCCCTGGCTCTGACCGGACAGAACAAGGTGAAGATGACGGGGATGGTGTCGGATGAACCTTTCCTGCTCGACATCGACCTCTCCCAGTTCATGATCGACCTCGAGAACAGCCCCGGACTTCAGCAGGTTCAGCTTATGTCGAAGAACCGGAGTACGCTCCAGGGCGCATCAGTCCTGGAGTTCGAAATCCAGTGCGTAACGGAGTGA
- the pilO gene encoding type 4a pilus biogenesis protein PilO: protein MKARQDNAAQIAQLQKQLDDTKARVQGIGQLRQRMAELQKENAKFIARVVPRSQMLSMLRQLAQMATERKVQFMEIDPPSLDTLMLQETPTTPLRAVPFTVTVQGRYTDIGQYVESLDKFPYFVRVPDFEVTARDDIRPEVEAKLLVNLVASSLTTGGKL from the coding sequence ATGAAGGCGCGGCAGGACAACGCCGCCCAGATTGCCCAGTTGCAGAAGCAGCTCGATGACACGAAAGCCCGGGTTCAGGGCATCGGCCAATTGCGCCAGCGCATGGCCGAACTGCAGAAGGAGAACGCCAAGTTCATCGCGCGGGTAGTCCCGCGCTCGCAGATGCTGTCGATGCTGCGGCAGTTGGCGCAAATGGCGACGGAGCGGAAGGTGCAGTTCATGGAAATCGATCCGCCCTCGCTCGACACTCTGATGCTGCAGGAGACCCCGACTACGCCGCTGCGCGCGGTGCCGTTTACGGTCACGGTTCAGGGCCGCTACACCGACATCGGCCAGTACGTTGAGAGCCTCGACAAGTTCCCGTATTTCGTGCGCGTGCCGGACTTTGAAGTCACCGCGCGCGACGACATCCGCCCGGAAGTCGAGGCCAAGCTGCTGGTCAATCTGGTTGCTTCGAGCCTGACCACGGGTGGCAAATTATGA
- a CDS encoding prepilin-type N-terminal cleavage/methylation domain-containing protein, which yields MTRKCQTESRPGFTLVELMVVLLIIGILSTVALRTIDATRDRGLFDQTTKAMNKLVQAAVGNPDLTYDGRRVDFGFFGDMERLPDVPLDLLERPNTSDASIWNGPYLHPTGVEPDSDYLKDGWGNSYSFSSGSGTFMSTGNGKYSMTMRLADSLPQLSQNTITGTLSDADGNPPGSTLDSSISIRFYYNNPILHGKAYDSLIPTAGGYYNFSPGSPTGFQGVPMGIHKLQAIMSGETLTRWVTSQPRSRTVVDMKFNLSFWTKLVLVGQPVPKLDSTGFYIVIGNEQKQDITIDSLQFITSPSNAYMMTFIIDGTSYSPPLGVGPGGAINFTPVTVPASMARQVIINFLNFNQNQDGSGADAKVVGQQFKIGFSDGSEIVFTVPNPS from the coding sequence ATGACAAGGAAGTGTCAGACGGAATCTAGACCGGGTTTCACCCTAGTGGAGTTGATGGTCGTGCTGCTCATCATCGGTATCTTGAGCACAGTCGCGCTCAGGACCATCGACGCGACCCGGGACCGGGGTCTGTTTGACCAGACCACGAAGGCGATGAACAAGCTCGTCCAGGCAGCGGTCGGTAACCCGGACCTTACGTATGACGGGAGGCGGGTGGACTTCGGCTTCTTCGGAGACATGGAACGGCTGCCGGATGTCCCGCTCGACCTCCTTGAGCGACCCAATACCAGCGACGCGTCGATCTGGAACGGCCCTTATCTGCATCCGACCGGCGTCGAACCCGACTCCGACTATCTCAAGGACGGATGGGGGAACAGCTACAGTTTCAGTTCTGGTTCCGGCACATTCATGAGTACGGGCAATGGCAAGTACTCGATGACCATGCGTCTGGCCGACTCACTGCCGCAGTTGAGCCAGAACACAATCACCGGCACGCTATCCGACGCGGATGGCAACCCGCCGGGGTCAACCCTTGACAGCAGCATCAGCATCAGGTTCTACTACAACAACCCTATTCTCCACGGGAAGGCGTATGACTCATTGATCCCGACCGCCGGCGGCTACTACAATTTCTCGCCGGGTTCGCCCACCGGGTTTCAGGGCGTGCCGATGGGCATACACAAGCTGCAAGCAATCATGTCCGGCGAGACGCTCACGCGCTGGGTGACGAGCCAGCCGCGCTCCCGAACGGTCGTCGACATGAAGTTCAACCTGTCATTCTGGACCAAGCTCGTGCTTGTCGGGCAGCCGGTACCGAAGCTGGACAGCACGGGCTTCTATATCGTGATCGGGAACGAGCAGAAGCAGGATATTACCATCGATTCGCTGCAGTTCATTACGTCCCCGTCCAATGCCTACATGATGACGTTCATCATCGACGGAACATCCTACTCGCCTCCCCTCGGCGTGGGGCCGGGGGGGGCTATTAATTTCACGCCGGTGACAGTTCCAGCCAGCATGGCGCGACAAGTGATAATCAATTTCCTGAACTTCAACCAGAATCAGGATGGAAGCGGCGCAGATGCCAAGGTGGTTGGACAGCAGTTTAAGATAGGCTTCAGTGATGGCTCGGAGATAGTGTTCACGGTTCCGAATCCATCGTGA
- a CDS encoding ABC transporter permease subunit — MIDRVSGVALNTFRESIRDKVLVTLIIFAVLVMGSAKVIQPLALGEEAKVIKDLGLSAITLFCVLISILVGGRLVYKEVERRTIYIMLAKPVRRWEFVLGKYLGLMTVLVVSLAVMTAAFYAILLLMGTGVQLYLLLAVMMTFFELAIVTAVAVMFSTFSTPITGAVFTFAIYFVGQLTRDLRLLAAMSPSPVVKAVSYFLYFVLPNLSNFNIRAEVVYGAPLDPYALALTGLYALVYAATLMLVSAAIFNRKEF, encoded by the coding sequence GTGATCGATCGCGTGTCCGGCGTCGCGCTCAATACGTTCCGCGAGTCGATCCGGGACAAGGTGCTCGTCACGCTGATCATCTTCGCGGTCCTGGTCATGGGCAGCGCCAAGGTCATTCAGCCGCTGGCACTCGGCGAGGAGGCCAAGGTCATCAAGGATCTGGGTCTCTCGGCGATCACGCTGTTCTGCGTGTTGATATCGATCCTGGTCGGCGGCCGCCTCGTGTACAAAGAGGTCGAGAGACGCACCATCTATATCATGCTGGCCAAGCCGGTCCGGCGCTGGGAGTTCGTCCTCGGCAAGTACCTCGGCCTGATGACGGTTCTGGTCGTGAGCCTCGCGGTGATGACCGCGGCCTTCTATGCGATCCTGCTGCTGATGGGTACCGGAGTGCAGCTCTACCTGCTGCTGGCAGTAATGATGACTTTCTTCGAACTAGCCATCGTGACCGCGGTCGCCGTGATGTTCTCCACTTTCTCCACACCGATTACCGGGGCGGTGTTTACGTTTGCCATCTACTTCGTCGGCCAGTTGACGCGCGACCTGAGACTGCTGGCCGCGATGAGCCCTTCCCCGGTTGTCAAGGCGGTGAGCTACTTCCTTTACTTCGTCCTGCCCAACCTGAGCAACTTCAACATCCGCGCGGAGGTCGTCTACGGCGCGCCGCTTGACCCGTACGCGCTCGCGCTCACGGGCCTGTACGCCCTGGTCTACGCGGCGACGCTGATGCTGGTTTCGGCGGCGATATTCAACCGGAAGGAGTTCTAG
- a CDS encoding prepilin-type N-terminal cleavage/methylation domain-containing protein: MRDSDRAFTLIELLLVILILGILMGMTIPRITIVREQAREAAMKMNLHNVQLVIEEFHSEYGYYAEDFYEDGYGADFPGGVYNQQIGTLPLNPWTSQRMDPDDFNPQDYDNETDLSDNNEGGANDQWGYDPGEIVYGMWTPDGVEYPTGYGLVGMNKVGMSMRSYDQNEDPIIFVLHS, translated from the coding sequence ATGCGCGACTCTGATAGAGCCTTTACGCTGATAGAGCTGCTACTTGTGATTCTGATACTGGGTATTCTGATGGGTATGACGATTCCGCGAATCACCATTGTTCGTGAGCAGGCCCGTGAGGCCGCCATGAAGATGAACCTTCACAACGTGCAGCTGGTTATCGAGGAATTTCACTCCGAGTACGGCTACTACGCCGAGGATTTTTACGAAGACGGCTACGGTGCGGATTTCCCCGGCGGAGTGTACAATCAACAGATAGGTACGCTGCCGCTCAATCCCTGGACGAGCCAGCGGATGGACCCGGACGACTTCAACCCCCAGGACTACGACAATGAAACCGACCTGAGCGACAATAACGAGGGTGGGGCGAACGACCAGTGGGGGTACGACCCCGGCGAGATCGTGTATGGCATGTGGACGCCGGACGGAGTGGAGTATCCGACGGGGTACGGGCTGGTTGGAATGAACAAGGTCGGAATGTCCATGCGCTCTTACGACCAAAATGAGGATCCGATCATATTCGTGCTGCACAGTTAG
- a CDS encoding ABC transporter ATP-binding protein has protein sequence MSSLPEPVISVVRLSKVYLSGFRMKRVPALNDINLEIERGEIFGFLGPNGAGKTTLIKILMGLTEPTAGTAFVFGRPPRDAAAKARLGFLPESPYFYDYLTAREFMELAARLSAVPKSEAAGRITGLLRLLRMEHAADAQMRGFSRGMLQRMGIAQALVADPELVVLDEPMGGLDPIGRKEFRDIIVDLRERGKTVFFSTHILSDVELICDRVGIVIDGRMVEVGRLSEILTGDVESIEVTVRGVTGKTQKILERVSQHSIRSGDELLLTVKSEEDVDRVMAICREVGGVRVVGLVPRRRTLEDYFMAHVAKAGRAS, from the coding sequence ATGTCGAGCCTGCCCGAGCCCGTGATCAGCGTTGTCAGGTTGAGCAAAGTCTACCTTTCCGGGTTTCGGATGAAACGCGTGCCGGCGTTGAATGACATAAATCTGGAAATCGAGCGGGGCGAGATCTTCGGATTCCTCGGACCGAACGGTGCCGGCAAGACGACGCTGATCAAGATACTCATGGGGCTGACCGAACCCACGGCCGGCACCGCGTTTGTCTTCGGCCGGCCTCCCCGCGACGCTGCCGCCAAGGCGCGGCTCGGCTTCCTGCCGGAATCACCCTATTTCTATGACTACCTGACTGCCAGGGAGTTCATGGAGCTGGCCGCGCGGCTCTCGGCGGTCCCGAAGTCGGAGGCGGCCGGTCGCATCACCGGGCTGCTGCGGCTGCTCCGCATGGAGCACGCCGCCGACGCCCAGATGCGCGGGTTCTCACGCGGGATGCTGCAGCGGATGGGAATCGCGCAGGCGCTCGTCGCCGACCCCGAACTGGTGGTGCTGGACGAGCCGATGGGCGGGCTTGACCCGATCGGGCGCAAGGAGTTCCGCGACATCATTGTCGACCTGCGCGAGCGGGGCAAGACGGTCTTTTTCTCGACCCATATTCTCTCCGACGTGGAGCTGATCTGCGACCGCGTCGGCATCGTCATCGATGGCCGCATGGTGGAAGTGGGTCGCCTCAGCGAGATCCTCACGGGCGATGTCGAGTCGATTGAGGTCACGGTCAGGGGAGTGACCGGCAAGACGCAGAAGATCCTCGAACGGGTTTCACAGCACTCAATCCGGTCCGGTGACGAGTTGCTGCTTACCGTCAAGAGCGAGGAGGACGTGGATCGGGTCATGGCCATCTGCCGCGAAGTCGGCGGTGTCCGGGTGGTCGGGCTGGTTCCGCGCCGTCGAACGCTCGAGGACTACTTCATGGCCCATGTGGCCAAGGCCGGGAGGGCTTCGTGA